In the Vicugna pacos chromosome 24, VicPac4, whole genome shotgun sequence genome, one interval contains:
- the TYMS gene encoding thymidylate synthase isoform X1, whose protein sequence is MPAAGSELPRPPSPPAAQERGAEPPSPPPHGELQYLGQIEHILRCGSRKDDRTGTGTLSVFGMQARYSLRDEFPLLTTKRVFWKGVLEELLWFIKGSTNAKELSSKGVKIWDANGSRDFLDSLGFSTREEGDLGPVYGFQWRHFGAEYKDMHSDYSGEGVDQLQKVIDTIKTNPNDRRIIMCAWNPKDLPLMALPPCHALCQFYVVNGELSCQLYQRSGDMGLGVPFNIASYSLLTYMIAHITGLKPGDFVHTLGDAHIYLNHIEPLKMQLQREPRPFPKLKILRKVEKIDDFKAEDFQIEGYNPHPTIKMEMAV, encoded by the exons ATGCCCGCCGCCGGCTCCGAACTGCCGCGCCCACCGTCACCGCCCGCCGCGCAGGAGCGGGGCGCCGAGCCGCCGTCGCCGCCGCCGCACGGGGAGCTGCAGTACTTGGGGCAAATCGAGCACATCCTCCGCTGCGGCTCCCGGAAGGACGACCGCACGGGCACCGGCACCCTGTCGGTGTTCGGCATGCAGGCGCGCTACAGCCTGAGAG atgaATTTCCACTGCTGACAACCAAACGTGTTTTCTGGAAGGGTGTTTTGGAGGAGTTGCTGTGGTTTATCAAG GGATCCACAAACGCTAAGGAGCTGTCTTCCAAGGGAGTGAAAATCTGGGACGCCAATGGGTCCCGAGACTTCTTGGACAGCCTGGGATTCTCCACCAGAGAAGAAGGAGATCTAGGCCCGGTTTACGGCTTTCAATGGAGGCATTTTGGGGCCGAATACAAAGATATGCATTCAG ATTATTCAGGCGAAGGAGTAGACCAACTGCAAAAGGTGATTGACACAATCAAAACCAACCCTAATGACAGAAGAATCATCATGTGTGCCTGGAATCCAAAAG ATCTCCCGCTCATGGCCCTCCCGCCCTGCCACGCCCTTTGCCAGTTCTACGTGGTGAACGGTGAGCTGTCCTGCCAGCTGTACCAGCGGTCGGGAGACATGGGCCTGGGTGTGCCCTTCAACATCGCCAGCTATTCCCTGCTCACCTACATGATCGCACACATCACAGGCCTGAAG CCAGGTGACTTTGTACACACTTTGGGAGATGCACACATTTACCTGAATCACATTGAGCCGCTGAAAATGCAG CTTCAGCGAGAACCAAGGCCTTTCCCGAAGCTCAAAATCCTTCGAAAAGTTGAGAAAATTGATGACTTCAAGGCTGAAGACTTTCAGATTGAAGGCTACAATCCTCATCCGACTATTAAAATGGAAATGGCTGTTTAA
- the TYMS gene encoding thymidylate synthase isoform X2, which produces MPAAGSELPRPPSPPAAQERGAEPPSPPPHGELQYLGQIEHILRCGSRKDDRTGTGTLSVFGMQARYSLRDEFPLLTTKRVFWKGVLEELLWFIKGSTNAKELSSKGVKIWDANGSRDFLDSLGFSTREEGDLGPVYGFQWRHFGAEYKDMHSDYSGEGVDQLQKVIDTIKTNPNDRRIIMCAWNPKDLPLMALPPCHALCQFYVVNGELSCQLYQRSGDMGLGVPFNIASYSLLTYMIAHITGLKLQREPRPFPKLKILRKVEKIDDFKAEDFQIEGYNPHPTIKMEMAV; this is translated from the exons ATGCCCGCCGCCGGCTCCGAACTGCCGCGCCCACCGTCACCGCCCGCCGCGCAGGAGCGGGGCGCCGAGCCGCCGTCGCCGCCGCCGCACGGGGAGCTGCAGTACTTGGGGCAAATCGAGCACATCCTCCGCTGCGGCTCCCGGAAGGACGACCGCACGGGCACCGGCACCCTGTCGGTGTTCGGCATGCAGGCGCGCTACAGCCTGAGAG atgaATTTCCACTGCTGACAACCAAACGTGTTTTCTGGAAGGGTGTTTTGGAGGAGTTGCTGTGGTTTATCAAG GGATCCACAAACGCTAAGGAGCTGTCTTCCAAGGGAGTGAAAATCTGGGACGCCAATGGGTCCCGAGACTTCTTGGACAGCCTGGGATTCTCCACCAGAGAAGAAGGAGATCTAGGCCCGGTTTACGGCTTTCAATGGAGGCATTTTGGGGCCGAATACAAAGATATGCATTCAG ATTATTCAGGCGAAGGAGTAGACCAACTGCAAAAGGTGATTGACACAATCAAAACCAACCCTAATGACAGAAGAATCATCATGTGTGCCTGGAATCCAAAAG ATCTCCCGCTCATGGCCCTCCCGCCCTGCCACGCCCTTTGCCAGTTCTACGTGGTGAACGGTGAGCTGTCCTGCCAGCTGTACCAGCGGTCGGGAGACATGGGCCTGGGTGTGCCCTTCAACATCGCCAGCTATTCCCTGCTCACCTACATGATCGCACACATCACAGGCCTGAAG CTTCAGCGAGAACCAAGGCCTTTCCCGAAGCTCAAAATCCTTCGAAAAGTTGAGAAAATTGATGACTTCAAGGCTGAAGACTTTCAGATTGAAGGCTACAATCCTCATCCGACTATTAAAATGGAAATGGCTGTTTAA